CAGTCAATCCTTCTTCATGATGCTCTGGATTGATTATTTGCACTTTATTTTTAGTATGTGCATGGCATATgatgtattaaaaatgtatacgGCTGCTCTTGGTGGATGTGCCTATTGAAAATCTAGGACTGGCTGAATGAAGCATCTTCTATCCCTTTTTTTCTCAGTCATGTACACCAAACTATGAGCACTGTAATGTGATTTCTATCCTTTGCTATGTCCCTATTATGTATCATCAATCTCTTTTAAGTTAAAATTCTTTGAAATCAAGTGAAAATAATAAtctcttacaaatgtaaaaagaaagCCATAGAAAGCTATAATATTATGGTGAACACTTTGTCCACCATATTGGAGCACCATGAGCAAACATAGAACACAAAATAATCTCATCTTTAAGGATAAGGGACATCCATATTATTCAGGTACTAGTATTTCAAATGTAGCCAAACtgtaatttgaaatatttgaagCCACTTCCTGTTACCTGGTATTTTGAATTAAGCTGATTCCACTGTAATATTACTACAGGTATGCgtcttatgtttttaaaatgataatgcATTTTGTTGAGTGCAATGTGAAAggtggttatatatatatatatatggctccttttgtctcgaaaggcaatggatgcgcccaaatgagtcactggttttggcttaatcttgagacggggcagaatctggtgtggctaatcaagccaattctagaacggcagactttgccacaattcgtacatgtgtatgcctctaatttagggctagcagacagggcagctttctttttatccctcttgattaaagccgcttcaattcttttgttctcagcaagggttgtcccagcacgcacagtctgtctccatgcactccggtctttggctatgttttcccacatactttcgctgatgcctgaggctctcatgtctcgcttgcagacatctctatatgttagtcttgggcggcccttgggtctgactccttccacaagctcagcatataagatatctttcgggattctgacatctggcatgcgggtgacatgtccgagccagcgtaatcttctttgtgtcaggagagcatacatgctgttcatattggccaatcttaaaacttcctgattggagacatggtccctccaagagatgcccattatgcgtctcaggcagcgcaagtggaaactattcaatctgtgctcttggtacatgtatgttgaccagctctcactgccataaaggagagtgctcacaacacaggcgttgtagactaggattttggtcgctgtggtcaatttaccattttcccagacacgcttggagagttttgccaatgctgtggtagcttttcctatcctttttgtcagctcgatgtctaagtctaggttactgacaattgttgaacccaagtaggtaaattcctgcaccactgaaagggtgtggttcccaatttgtattataggtatttctgcgacgtcttgtgccaggatttcggtcttggagagacttatagtaaggctaaactcttgacaagcagctgctaaggcattcactagcttctgtagacctccttgtgagtgagatacgagtgccgcgtcatcggcaaacagcagctcccttatcaagatacgacgccttttcgttttggctttaagacgtgccaggttaaagagccttccatcggatctgctatggatgtatattccgtcttccagggatttaaaagcactggatagtacgactgagaagaagatgccaaatagtgtaggggccagtacacatccttgtttgacaccgctcttaatggagaatggcctggaggaagaactttcaaactgaacggtgccctgcatattttcgttaaaagctgacactagttttcttaacttatttgggcagccgattctctctagtacagcaaacagaccgcttctgctaacaaggtcaaaggccttggtcaaatcaataaatgctatgaagaggggctgcttttgttctctgctcttctcctgtagctgcagaagagagaaaatcatatctgttgtagatctacctgccctaaagccacactgcgactctggataaacacgatctgccaggatctgtaatcgctttagtaatactctagcaaaagcctttccgactatgctaagcagtgagatgcctctgtaattgttacaatcagagcggtcgcctttatttttataaattgtaacaatgttggagtctttcaattcctgggggaccattccttgttcccagcacaagcttagcagttcatggagtggtttgattagggcatgttttccagcctgaattacttcagcaggaatgccatctcctccgggtgttttcccatgtgcaagcatgttaatctttgcaccgaatttgagaacaaattagaggaagcttttaaaaacttctctgtgactgaggtagaaaaaagctggacgtttatgcgtgatacaatctaccaaacatcatcactggtctttggaaacaaaaccaagaaaagcgaagactggtttgaagctagtctaccagaaatggaaactgccactacgaacaagagagcagccatgataatctacaagaaggatcccaccccaagcaacttaaaaaggctcagagctgcacgtaacaatgcccaaagagtagcgagacaatgtgctaacaaatactggcaggaactatgcgaagatattcaatcttgtgccgactgtggtaacataagaggactatatgagggcatgagaaaagcctttggacctcacaccagcaagtgtgctccgctcaagtcaaaagatggctcaatcatcagcgatcgtgcgctgcaaatggaacgatgggttgaacactatgcagaactctaccagattgaaaaagccatctcaccaaatgccgtttccaacttcccatcacttccagttttgacggaattagacgaaacgccctcagtaaaggagctgagcattgccattgacatatatatatatatatattattataaaagcttagatgcaaaaaaaaaacaaaaaaaatgattacctTTTGACTACAATGAAATAAGAGtaaattatacaataaataataatgatggtTTACATTGCAAAGTATGAATTTAACTCACCTGTGTTCTGTGTTTCAGGATTACTTTCAATATCCATCACTGTGCCTGACTCTACACTGTCAAGTGGCTTACAGTCTTTCCGCCAATTGAGTGAATCAGATCCTTTCAacttagaaacaaaacaactggcCATTCTAGGCAAATAATTGGTGAAATGAAATGGCTTGCGTAAAATACTCAGATTTGACCCCAGCTTGTACTTGGATTTGAACTGATTTTTGTACAGTAGCCCAGTCTGAAAAGGTTTGTCTGAGTCTGATTTCTCCTGATTGTTTTTGGCAGGTGACAATAGTTTGCTATGCTCTTGTACAAAAGCATTCAAACTACTTCTGCTGTCAGATTTGACCTCTGCTGTATAGATAGTTTGTGGTGGTACAGATTCATAGCCAGCATGCTGGGCAGTAGCATAACCTTGATGTAATGGATCAACATCAGTAGAAGCCATCTGATTCACTGAATATCTGTAACAATTCAAGTTCTATGTGCTATTATCATCTCTATATGTAGACAATGtaatacatttacaaaagaGAGACAGCCTGAATCAAACTTAATATATAAAGAGCAAGTATAGActagatcagtggtcttcaacgggagCGATATCACCCCCaagggggcgttttcgagattttggggggcgctaCGAGCCAAAGAGGCGGttggggggcgctgggcacaatgGGGGCGGTAAGGGGGTGCTGGGAATAAAGGtagaaagaagaaactaatggtgcactgaaacaaaacaaataaaaaaaaaactttaacattAAAGCTGGCAAACTACATGTAGACAAGTTCTagttagcttgcttctaatttaagaacagaaacaacgttagaaattgagttcgggaatcccattttctatttttaaattcttactcatTTGCTATAATTGTGGAGTATAGTGTCCTTAGATCTTGCGCGCAAAAACATTTATGATTTAATAAACAAACTAGGATGATAGGCTATTtaggttatagtttattttatctacatatgctAATATATTGacatgtaaatgttaattgaaaaaaaCGTTAAAGCAAACATTCAAATGGAAAAATTTTaccactttttttaaaacaaaaatattgccAAAGTGTTGATACGAAAACTCACTAGTATGTAATGAATATTGCTAAGAGTTTTAGTTTATTGCCACTAGGTAAAAATTATTCcatgttctactttgaatgacggcattttcagatgaggttatgtaaccaagtcggcttcacgaacatatagcaatttccaaaaaataatttaaaaatattgctgaacaattataaaagtctactattaaaacaatattaaaaacaaaaaaacggcaAAACAGGATTTGTTTTAGTGGCCTCTTAGAAAATGCatagctttattttttaaatcttatgatattgtttgaaaattgattaatactaataaaaaaaaacaacatatgttACACAAAAGACTTTTTtctgttagtgatgaaatattatttcaaaattgtctagttatgtagcttatgacgACATGTAgggaaccatcagtggttgtACAGTGGCTTCATAAGTAATGtagaataaagaacagatctattcactattcacaggCAATATCTTAATAAAAGTTaagcccgcaatttcatttctatttgaatctaatcataaaaattgtaaataaaatacaaaaataaaataaaaattgattttgtagtgaattcagcaataataatgtttatattaaaaataaaaataaatttacaattaaaactgaaaccagtaggccctaatattaaaaaaatcttaggatttgaaagaaattcATGACAAtcagattaatttttgtgtgtagtcactgcaaattatttcacataatttttgtataatgataatatttccAATgccttcgattccaaagattaccgctgagtgcagtgtttcacatgactacgcaaacccagcaTGCCTCTCCCATGCAGGATAAGTGTTATAgatagcataaaaattaataaataaatgattttttgttcaaatttgccttctcacgcttgttaataagtgtttttcttagggggggggggggggggcgctggcagattttttaaaagaaaaaaatacgaaaagggggcggtaagccaaaaaaggttgaagaccactggacTAGATGAAAGACGTAGTGTAAGTAGCAATACAAACAAGCATTCAAAGACTTGAGACATCTTGCAgatatatctctctctatatatatctatatatatctctctctctatatatatctatatatatctatctatctatatatatatatatatatatatatatatatagagagagagagagagagagagagagagagacaaggaaAGGAGTTGAAAGCTAAGcaagttttaattaataaaGTTAACATAGAATTAGACATTTAATGTGAAATATTATGACAAAAGTTACTGAAAATAGTGTGTATGTAAAGAAGAAACAATAACCACATAATATGAGTGGACAGACTATTCACCTGTTTTCTTCTTTGGCTACAGGAGTCCTCCAAGTTGATGAATCAGTCCAGGCCTTCATGTAATCATGAGCTGATGGGAAGCTATTTTCAGTGAGGGCAGGGGGGTGTAATGCTCCTGCTTCTCTATATCTATTTGCTGTTTGGATATTCTGAATCAGTAATAAGCTATTAGTGGTATGTGAATACAAGTTGTAGGGTGCATACTGACTTGGGGACTGAATAGCAAGTCTATGCCTTTCAGTCAAAGCAAAAGCTTCATTAGAATACTGACTTTGACTAAATGTATTTTGAACATGTGTAGTTGCATTGACATTATTTACTTCTGTAAGACCAAAGGCTTCATTGGATTGTGTACTACTATATGCTTGATTAGAATAAATACTTTCATTAGATTTATTTTGATAGTTTGCAGTTGAATCAATGCTACTATCTTCAGTAAAACCATCAGAATGCTGACTttgactacatttattttgagTGTGTGCACTTGACTCAAAGCTGCTGTTTTCACTGAAACCATGAACATCAGAATGTTGGCTTTGGCTAAATGTATTCTGATGATGTACAGCTGAATCAATGCTACTGTCTTCAGTTAAGCCATACTCTTCAATAGAATGTTCAATTGgatgaattttattttgattgtgtATAGTTAAATCAGTATTGCTGTCTTCAATGATACCATATGCTTCATCACAATGTTGACTTTGACCTACTTGTTTTTCATTGAGTGCAGCTGAACAAAGTTTATTTTCACCAGGTAATCTATATTCTTCTGTAAAATACTGACTATGGCTAAAAAGCTGTTCATTGTCAGCAGCTGAATTAGAGTTATTTACTTCAGTAAAACTATTAAATTGTCCAAAAGAAGGAGTTGGTAGGAGTGTATTTTCCTTACTGTTAAATGGATGTTCTTCCAAATTCATAATTTGAGTAGAATTTTGACTTGATCTTGATTTACTGGCCCTGTTGGAATTTTCACTTGGAATGCTATCACTAGAGCAGCTTGTTTTTTTAGATGGATACAAAGAACCTCTTTCTGCCAGACTGCTGACTTCTGTCTGTCCAGTCAATGTATTCTGGGATACATTATTCTTTTCTTCCATTTTTCTTTGAGTGTCACTAACTGTAGGCAGAAAAAACACACCAATTAAATGATGCTTATTTTTCAGTCATAAAAACAACTGTATGACAAATACAATCTCAACAGAATTCTCAAGAAGTgaaagaaacaattttaaaaacactGCTTATCAAATTAAGTCATAAAACCTGGTAtactaaagtaaaataaaaactatttctattggatgtcaatgataaaaaaaaaggggacaaatacaaaacaattcgtattaaaatttcattttagaAAACATTCAGCACAACTTTGTTAAGTGCTAGATTTTATAGTTAAAGAGATTGAACTATTTAAGCTAATTTTTCAGTACATTTGAAATTTGGCTctcaaatttgttttcaaacttcaatgccaaaagagaaatgaaattttGACATAGATTAAcaagaaaactaaaaatgttataaacTCATTTTCTCCACTTGCGTTTAAAGGACTAACGAAATTCTTAGTATTTTATTTGAACAAAGAAATTATGAAACATGcgttaaaatttttaaagatcatttcattaattttttagatttaaatcttCATTGCGACATCTTTTCTTTGTGCTTTAACTGCAATGACAATGCTAGCTCTacttaaaaagttgaaaaagtGTTCACATAAGAAATCACCAACACTAATTAAACATctggtttaatttttattttataatagtgTATGCTtgcatatctattttttttatagcccaATAACTGATGGGTCTCTAGGAGCTTTTATTAGTCAAACTgttattaaactaaaaaaatgatataaaaaagaTGTGTTTGAAATGTTGAAGTTatcaaataaaaacttttaGTGCTGTTACTTTTTATAACATATTTTCTAGAATGCAACTGACTTACCAAAGTGTTTATATTTGTcttcaactctgtctgtctccaGTCCAAGCCTTGATGAGCTGTTATCCTGGAAAAATGTTGCATCAGGTGAATGATGTGAAGGTTCTGTGCCAGATGTATAATAATCATATGGTGAAATCTGGTTAGCAGAAGTAACCATCGAAGGAGGAGGGGGATGCCATTCTGGCCAATAACCCCAATGCCAATACGGATAAGGAGGAGCTGTGAAATACGGCATTGGAGGAGGGAGTGATGTAAGAGGAGGATAACTGTGATGCAATAAGGCTGACTGGTGCTCTGCCACACATGCGTGCTTCCAATGATCATGGCAGCAATGAGTGAATACTTTGGGAGCCTTACAACAACTAGCAATGTCACAGGTACGATCTGGAATACTAACAGTTATCAAAGCATTAAGCAACATCTCTGGTCTGCTACCCAAAAAATCAGTCATCTTAGATGAGCAGGATttcataaaatgaaaaattttgTCCATGGACTCCTTGTTCCCAAAAGTTGAAGCAGGCAAACTTATCACTTCTGTGGGAAAGCATTGTGGAGGCTGCACATTTTCCATGACAGGTTTAGAATGTTTAGGTCTTTTATAGTTATTTCGCTTTTCATTGAATTTCTTATGACAATCTCGTGGTTCAAATACCTCGCCATCCTCACTCTGAGAACATAGTTCTGCTCCAAAGTCACTACTCACTTCTGAACAACTATCATAGATGCATCTCTCTTTTAGCTCATTATTGGTGTCAGAAATAAGTATGGCCACTTGAGATATGTTGGTAGTAGCTTCAGCAGCTGTTTCTTGTTGCGTTTCAacagcattataaaaatatctggGCTTTGATCTACTGCATAAAGTACTAGGTCGGTGAGATCTAGTTAAATGAGTGCCACTTTCACTGACATCTTTGTTAGGAGGGCTACTATTACTGATTGTGCCACTATCTTTTAtaacatgtttatttttttctatttccttttctAGCTTGACTGGTTCTGAcacaagtttatttttagcactTGATGGTCTTAAATTGCGCGGATATGATGAAGGCACAAAACTTTCTCTTGAATCTATTAAATCTTGGTATCCACTTAAATATGGTTGATCTGATGAAGAATCACTCTGCTTCTGATTTAGTCCCTCCATCAAAGAACCATCAACATAGCACTTTCCTTTAACCTTTGTACATTCTTCATCCCAATCCTCTGAAGGTTTGTAATCATTTTTTCTACTTTGAGAGTCCAATGACTTTGTGTTTCTACTTTGAGAATCTGAACTTTTATCTAGTGacttaggactagatctattaaaatctCTGCTTCTACCTTGAGAAACTGTGTTTTTATCTAGAGACTTTGGGCTTTCATTTTTCTCTACATTATTATGGTAACTTTGTCTAAGTGACACATAAGATTTAGATGATGTAGAATGATTTTCAAACTGTGGAGAACGCCTATTAAAATCCCTATTTCTTGTCCTAAAAGGACTGCTGTGTACATTTTGAGAACTGTTGGTATAACTTGGTGCTCTGTGATCTTTGCGAGACATGTTTGTTGAACAACTAGGTTCTCTACGAGGATCTTTTTGAGCTCTGTTTGTGGAATTAAGTGGTTCGAGAGAATGATCTTTCTGAGATCTGTTTGTGGTGTAGCTTTGTTTTCTGCATTGGCCTTGGTACTTCTCTGAATTAGTCCTTCTATCCTCTTGTCTGCTTCTAAAATGACCATTAGTTTGTTCTGAGTAAGAGTTGACTGAGTTAAAATGTCTACCTTCTCTGCTGGCACTAGAAACCTTATTAACATCGTTACACTGTGATGCACTGCATGACTTTGTTGCTATTGGGGATTTCATGGCAACAGTTTGTGTCCAAGtctgacaaaattaaaataaaatatttcaattttttttctgcaaatGTTCTGTAATGTTGTTTGAATGTTTATATGTAAAATATTGACTGTGATTATCCTGGATCATAATTTACTATGGTCATAGTGTTAAGAAGAGAAATTAAAATTGACAGAAATAGTATTAATATGACATTAATAAAACAGTAATGGGAAAAGACTTTGAAAACTTTCAGGAAATTTTGTAAACCCCAGCTTGTGAACTATGCATCACAGTGACCCAAATAAGGAGTTGCTGAAttcttagaaaataaaaagtaaaaattatattgaatGTTTTATTACACACGAAATGCATACAAGAcactattatttttatatttagatgGATGAACTTTGACTTCTCTTTGCACTAGGTCAAagatctatatctttttttttttcaggaaaattcccatcactgaTAAGAAGAAATGTGATCTACTATATTAAATAGCAggaatttaaaacatttcatatgttgttgttgtttttttttttttgttgattcatgTTTGTCAATAAAgaaatcaacattttaaaaatttaactaaTTTCAATTAAGTTGTTCATGTTACTTATGGTAAATAAATCAGCTGGtagcaaagaaatattttttggtAAACTGTTGAAATGTAATTAAAGCACAATCTTTATCATTAAACAATTAATGTTGGGGAATGCATGGTTTAATGATAAGGAATTCACTTGTATACTATACTATATGAAAGGTGTGTGAAACATGCAGGATGACATCCATCATTacaaaaagcttatatcaaatcacttgtctgtctgtctgttgaaagtttgtacacatttctcCAATAGCCTATTTCGGATCAAGcttaaattttgcaaaattatttcttttatctgacaaaacaagaatcaattaaaaaaaaaaaccaattagttaaataactattggtaattaattattttgtttggtatcttgaacaaaagaaagaaacagtacTTGagtgatgtggtggtataagttgaattagccccctttatactttgtaggtcgACACtttagggttt
This genomic stretch from Biomphalaria glabrata chromosome 4, xgBioGlab47.1, whole genome shotgun sequence harbors:
- the LOC106056566 gene encoding uncharacterized protein LOC106056566 gives rise to the protein MKSPIATKSCSASQCNDVNKVSSASREGRHFNSVNSYSEQTNGHFRSRQEDRRTNSEKYQGQCRKQSYTTNRSQKDHSLEPLNSTNRAQKDPRREPSCSTNMSRKDHRAPSYTNSSQNVHSSPFRTRNRDFNRRSPQFENHSTSSKSYVSLRQSYHNNVEKNESPKSLDKNTVSQGRSRDFNRSSPKSLDKSSDSQSRNTKSLDSQSRKNDYKPSEDWDEECTKVKGKCYVDGSLMEGLNQKQSDSSSDQPYLSGYQDLIDSRESFVPSSYPRNLRPSSAKNKLVSEPVKLEKEIEKNKHVIKDSGTISNSSPPNKDVSESGTHLTRSHRPSTLCSRSKPRYFYNAVETQQETAAEATTNISQVAILISDTNNELKERCIYDSCSEVSSDFGAELCSQSEDGEVFEPRDCHKKFNEKRNNYKRPKHSKPVMENVQPPQCFPTEVISLPASTFGNKESMDKIFHFMKSCSSKMTDFLGSRPEMLLNALITVSIPDRTCDIASCCKAPKVFTHCCHDHWKHACVAEHQSALLHHSYPPLTSLPPPMPYFTAPPYPYWHWGYWPEWHPPPPSMVTSANQISPYDYYTSGTEPSHHSPDATFFQDNSSSRLGLETDRVEDKYKHFVSDTQRKMEEKNNVSQNTLTGQTEVSSLAERGSLYPSKKTSCSSDSIPSENSNRASKSRSSQNSTQIMNLEEHPFNSKENTLLPTPSFGQFNSFTEVNNSNSAADNEQLFSHSQYFTEEYRLPGENKLCSAALNEKQVGQSQHCDEAYGIIEDSNTDLTIHNQNKIHPIEHSIEEYGLTEDSSIDSAVHHQNTFSQSQHSDVHGFSENSSFESSAHTQNKCSQSQHSDGFTEDSSIDSTANYQNKSNESIYSNQAYSSTQSNEAFGLTEVNNVNATTHVQNTFSQSQYSNEAFALTERHRLAIQSPSQYAPYNLYSHTTNSLLLIQNIQTANRYREAGALHPPALTENSFPSAHDYMKAWTDSSTWRTPVAKEENRYSVNQMASTDVDPLHQGYATAQHAGYESVPPQTIYTAEVKSDSRSSLNAFVQEHSKLLSPAKNNQEKSDSDKPFQTGLLYKNQFKSKYKLGSNLSILRKPFHFTNYLPRMASCFVSKLKGSDSLNWRKDCKPLDSVESGTVMDIESNPETQNTESSNYETTSYKIKNSELIAWPSSDDSTSSEALMKWANDFVSRSKTYTHRFIDSHCHIDFLYQRLKEANTPFKKFREENAHFFPTNYEGCLAVFCNPRTFSSERCQDTIVNLLSEEEGVWFSFGCHPKNAVEFTESHEAGLRKVLSHPKVVSLGEIGLDYSGTFSQNAETQKRVFRKQLLIALELKLPLVIHCRDADDDCLEILQELVPRDYRIHAHCFTRNMGVAERWLDAFPNLFIGLTPLISYRSAVDACNTACHIPLDRLLLETDAPYFVPRSKQRNELKFSYPGFALITAERIAELKGLPVDFILKACRENTRKMYGI